The Humulus lupulus chromosome 3, drHumLupu1.1, whole genome shotgun sequence genome window below encodes:
- the LOC133825215 gene encoding protein ALP1-like, producing the protein MNRKSFSNLCIMLETRGGLKASKYLQVDEQVAMFLHVIAHHVKNRVIRFRFMRSGETISKFFHNVLHSIIQLHGALLKRPEPVVENSTDERWKWFKNCLGALDGTHIRVRVPMVDKPKYHTRKCEIATNVLGVCSQDMQFIYVLPGWEGSAADGRVLCDAIRRTNGLCVPNGHYYLVDGGYTNCKGFLAPYRGQRYHLNQWEDGNPPRNPQEFFNMKHSSARNVIERCFGAIKNRWEILRIPSFYPIKTQNRIILACCLLHNFIRREMPTDNTDMHPENESDSGDEEDSMDADGSIRSIEASKGWTTFRNHLALEMYNEWREHRRAS; encoded by the exons ATGAATAGGAAATCATTTAGCAATTTATGCATAATGCTTGAAACTAGGGGTGGGTTAAAAGCATCTAAATACTTGCAAGTAGATGAGCAAGTGGCCATGTTTTTACATGTAATTGCTCATCATGTGAAAAATAGAGTCATTAGATTTCGATTTATGAGATCTGGTGAGACTATTAGCAAGTTTTTTCACAATGTGTTACATTCAATCATTCAACTACATGGAGCGTTATTGAAAAGACCTGAACCGGTTGTTGAAAACTCAACAGATGAAAGGTGGAAATGGTTCAAG AATTGCTTAGGGGCACTAGATGGAACTCATATTAGAGTGAGAGTACCTATGGTTGataaaccaaaatatcatacTCGAAAATGTGAAATAGCTACAAATGTCTTAGGTGTATGCTCCCAAGACATGCAATTCATATATGTGTTACCTGGATGGGAAGGCTCTGCAGCAGATGGTAGAGTTTTATGTGATGCCATACGTAGAACAAATGGTTTGTGTGTTCCAAATG GTCATTATTACCTTGTAGATGGTGGATATACTAATTGTAAGGGATTTCTTGCTCCATATCGAGGCCAACGCTATCACCTCAACCAATGGGAAGATGGGAATCCTCCTAGAAATCCACAAGAGTTTTTTAATATGAAGCACTCATCTGCTAGGAATGTCATTGAGAGATGTTTTGGTGCAATTAAGAATCGATGGGAAATTCTTAGGATTCCGTCATTCTATCCAATAAAGACTCAAAACCGAATCATTTTAGCATGTTGTTTGCTTCACAATTTTATTAGGAGAGAAATGCCTACTGATAATACTGATATGCATCCAGAGAATGAGAGTGATAGTGGAGACGAAGAAGATAGCATGGATGCTGATGGATCCATAAGAAGTATTGAAGCTTCTAAAGGGTGGACAACATTTAGAAATCATTTAGCACTTGAGATGTATAACGAATGGAGAGAACATAGGAGAGCAAGctag